In Mesorhizobium sp. 113-3-3, a genomic segment contains:
- a CDS encoding extracellular solute-binding protein, with product MFKSRFAGLGAILALGVVAGAAFAQEKPVAGDVKEGSLKGKTLTLVSYGGIYQDGQAAALKEFVDKSGVKLLNDGPTEIAKLQAQVESGNVTWDVVDTDDLPPYVYCGKLFQKLDLTKLDVSKIPEGQVGECSVPAMNYGVVLMYNKEKYKDNPPKSWADFFDTAKFPGVRGIDGSGSPTGGLLEQAFKVAGGDPKAMTVADIDKAIDVVRKLGPDTIFWKTGAESQQLAESGEADMLMMWTGRAMTAVKNGAKYAPAWQDWLVVMDQMTIPVGVKDTDASYALLNAYLGKQSQEILAEKTSYTPINSDAKPKVDDSVAAFLTNTPDRQKQGYKQNFKFWVPNFAVAQEKWSALMAGN from the coding sequence ATGTTTAAGTCGAGATTTGCAGGCCTTGGCGCCATTCTGGCGCTTGGCGTTGTGGCTGGCGCGGCCTTCGCGCAGGAGAAGCCGGTGGCGGGCGATGTCAAGGAAGGCTCGCTCAAGGGCAAGACCCTGACGCTCGTCTCCTATGGCGGCATCTACCAGGACGGCCAGGCGGCGGCGCTGAAGGAATTCGTCGACAAGTCCGGCGTCAAGTTGCTCAATGACGGCCCGACCGAGATCGCCAAGCTGCAGGCGCAGGTCGAGTCCGGCAATGTCACCTGGGACGTCGTCGACACCGACGACCTGCCGCCATACGTCTATTGCGGCAAGCTGTTCCAGAAGCTCGATCTGACGAAGCTCGACGTCTCGAAAATCCCGGAAGGCCAGGTCGGCGAATGCTCGGTGCCGGCGATGAACTACGGCGTCGTGCTGATGTACAACAAGGAGAAATACAAGGACAATCCGCCCAAGAGCTGGGCCGACTTCTTCGATACGGCTAAATTCCCGGGTGTGCGCGGCATCGACGGCTCCGGCAGCCCGACGGGCGGTCTGCTCGAGCAGGCGTTCAAGGTTGCCGGCGGCGACCCGAAGGCGATGACGGTGGCCGATATCGACAAGGCCATCGATGTGGTCCGCAAGCTCGGCCCCGATACCATCTTCTGGAAGACCGGTGCTGAATCGCAGCAGCTCGCCGAATCCGGCGAGGCCGACATGCTGATGATGTGGACCGGCCGCGCCATGACCGCGGTCAAGAACGGCGCCAAATATGCGCCCGCCTGGCAGGATTGGCTGGTGGTGATGGACCAGATGACGATCCCCGTCGGCGTCAAGGATACGGACGCATCCTACGCGCTGCTCAACGCCTATCTCGGCAAGCAGTCGCAGGAAATCCTGGCGGAGAAGACCTCCTACACGCCGATCAACAGCGACGCGAAGCCCAAGGTCGACGATTCCGTCGCCGCCTTCCTGACCAACACGCCGGATCGCCAGAAACAGGGCTACAAGCAGAACTTCAAGTTCTGGGTCCCGAACTTCGCGGTGGCGCAGGAGAAGTGGTCGGCGCTGATGGCCGGCAACTGA
- a CDS encoding ABC transporter permease has product MSASELPTQPAADVRPGRAWRPFALTAPALILLVAVIGYPLFTIVVRSLSEPEWGVQNYVWFFGAPINLTVLQRTFTISAWVTIVCVICAYPYAYLMTAVGPRVRLALVLCVLIPFWVSGVVRTLSWVILLQDSGVINSLLRSAGFDGIRLIRTQTGVVIGMAQVLLPFMILPLYSVMKGIDLRLMRAAQSLGARPSRAFFTVYLPLSLPGVYAGAIIVFILALGFYITPALLGGPRSTMLSTLVQTQVLSLLQWGRGGAMGVVLLVTTFVLLALAAPVMRSRYREAGRR; this is encoded by the coding sequence GTGAGCGCGTCCGAGCTTCCGACCCAACCCGCCGCCGATGTGCGGCCGGGACGGGCATGGCGGCCGTTCGCGCTCACGGCGCCGGCGCTGATCCTGCTCGTCGCGGTGATCGGCTATCCGCTGTTCACCATCGTGGTGCGCAGCCTGTCGGAGCCGGAATGGGGCGTGCAGAACTATGTCTGGTTCTTCGGCGCGCCCATCAATCTCACGGTGCTGCAGCGCACTTTCACCATCTCGGCCTGGGTGACGATCGTCTGCGTGATCTGCGCATATCCTTACGCCTATCTGATGACCGCCGTCGGGCCCCGCGTGCGGCTCGCCCTGGTGCTGTGCGTGCTTATCCCGTTCTGGGTGAGCGGGGTGGTGCGCACGCTCTCCTGGGTGATCCTGCTGCAGGATTCAGGCGTCATCAATTCGCTGCTGAGGTCGGCCGGCTTTGACGGCATAAGGCTGATCCGTACCCAGACCGGCGTGGTGATCGGCATGGCGCAGGTGCTTCTGCCCTTCATGATCCTGCCGCTCTATTCGGTGATGAAGGGCATCGACCTCAGGCTGATGCGGGCCGCGCAAAGCCTGGGCGCACGACCTTCACGCGCGTTCTTTACCGTCTACCTGCCGCTGTCGCTGCCCGGCGTCTATGCCGGCGCGATCATCGTGTTCATTCTGGCGCTGGGCTTCTACATCACGCCGGCTTTGCTTGGCGGGCCGCGCTCGACCATGCTGTCGACGCTGGTGCAGACGCAGGTGCTCAGCCTGCTGCAATGGGGCCGCGGCGGCGCCATGGGCGTGGTGCTGCTCGTCACCACGTTCGTGCTTCTGGCGCTCGCGGCACCCGTGATGCGCTCGCGGTACCGGGAAGCGGGGAGACGCTGA
- a CDS encoding ABC transporter permease, with protein MEIKPLTRVILGLVCLLVAIWLVAPTLVVVPMSFNENKSLAFPPQGVSWQWYQNFFTNPDWSSSFLNSLKVASVVAVLATVLGTLAAFGLDRMKAGPANLLRMLMLTPMVVPGVVLAIGIYAVYLDTHLVGTLLGFVLAHTILALPFVLIAVSASLEVFDRRLETAAASLGAGALTAFRTVTLPLILPGILSGLLFAFATSFDEIVVSLFITNPYLKTLPVQIFSSITRDADPTVAAVGTILLLATTILIGGGMLLLGRERKGRQ; from the coding sequence ATGGAGATCAAGCCGCTCACCCGCGTGATCCTCGGCCTCGTCTGCCTGCTGGTGGCGATATGGCTGGTGGCGCCGACGCTGGTCGTCGTGCCGATGTCGTTCAACGAGAACAAGTCGCTGGCCTTTCCGCCGCAAGGTGTCTCCTGGCAGTGGTACCAGAACTTCTTCACCAATCCGGACTGGTCATCGAGCTTCCTCAACTCGCTCAAGGTCGCCTCGGTGGTGGCGGTGCTGGCGACGGTGCTCGGCACGCTCGCGGCCTTCGGCCTCGACCGCATGAAGGCCGGGCCGGCCAATCTGCTGCGCATGCTGATGCTGACGCCGATGGTGGTGCCGGGTGTGGTGCTGGCCATCGGCATCTACGCCGTCTATCTCGACACCCATCTCGTCGGCACGCTGCTGGGCTTCGTGCTTGCCCACACCATCCTGGCACTTCCCTTCGTGCTGATCGCGGTCTCGGCCAGCCTCGAAGTGTTCGACAGGCGCCTCGAGACGGCGGCGGCGAGCCTCGGCGCCGGAGCGCTGACAGCGTTCCGCACGGTGACGCTGCCGCTGATCCTGCCTGGCATCCTGTCCGGCCTGCTCTTCGCCTTCGCCACCTCCTTCGACGAGATCGTCGTGTCGCTGTTCATCACCAACCCCTATCTCAAGACCTTGCCCGTGCAGATATTCTCCTCCATCACCCGCGACGCCGACCCGACCGTTGCCGCCGTCGGCACGATCCTGCTTTTGGCCACAACGATCCTGATCGGCGGCGGCATGCTTCTTCTTGGTCGCGAGCGGAAAGGACGCCAATGA
- a CDS encoding ABC transporter ATP-binding protein, whose protein sequence is MKQAQESKGAAIDLESISKAYGGFKALDGVSLRIEPGEFMTLLGPSGSGKTTTLNVVAGFTDVTSGKLLVGGKNVVGVPAHKRNIGVVFQHYALFPHMSVGRNVAYPLTLRGVDQAERKARVARALDMVKMGDFAHRYPSELSGGQQQRVALARAIVFDPPLLLMDEPLGALDKKLREWLQLEIKRIHRELGTTFVYVTHDQEEALVLSDRIAVFNHGRIEQVGTGRELYDEPATLFVGRFIGDSTVLRGEARSDGASTALTIAGETVTAPRRIVGEASPVMLLRPEKLAIRRPGQSAAGTTNRLPGTIAEAIYLGSGSKYEVRLADGSTAIVRSPLTGESFGLGDKVELCFDGTDAKLLADDSSADATLT, encoded by the coding sequence ATGAAGCAGGCACAGGAGAGCAAGGGCGCGGCGATCGATCTCGAATCGATCAGCAAGGCCTATGGCGGCTTCAAGGCGCTGGACGGCGTGTCGTTGCGCATCGAGCCCGGCGAGTTCATGACGCTGCTCGGCCCGAGCGGCTCCGGCAAGACCACGACGCTGAATGTCGTGGCCGGCTTCACCGACGTGACCAGCGGCAAGCTGCTGGTCGGCGGCAAGAACGTCGTCGGCGTGCCGGCGCACAAGCGTAACATCGGCGTCGTCTTCCAGCATTACGCGCTGTTCCCGCATATGAGCGTCGGCCGCAACGTCGCCTATCCGCTGACGCTTCGCGGCGTCGACCAGGCAGAGCGAAAGGCGCGCGTGGCAAGGGCGCTCGACATGGTCAAGATGGGCGACTTCGCGCATCGCTATCCCAGCGAACTGTCGGGCGGCCAGCAGCAGCGCGTGGCGCTGGCCCGCGCCATCGTCTTCGACCCGCCTCTGTTGCTGATGGACGAGCCGCTCGGCGCGCTCGACAAGAAGCTGCGCGAATGGCTGCAGCTCGAGATCAAGCGCATCCATCGCGAGCTCGGCACCACCTTCGTCTATGTGACGCACGACCAGGAAGAGGCGCTGGTTCTGTCGGATCGCATCGCCGTGTTCAATCACGGGCGGATCGAGCAGGTCGGCACCGGCCGCGAGCTCTACGATGAACCGGCGACGCTGTTTGTCGGCCGCTTCATCGGCGATTCCACCGTGCTGCGCGGAGAGGCGCGAAGCGACGGCGCGAGCACGGCGCTGACGATCGCCGGCGAGACGGTGACGGCGCCGCGGCGGATCGTCGGCGAAGCCAGCCCGGTCATGCTGCTGCGTCCCGAAAAGCTCGCCATCCGCCGTCCTGGCCAGAGCGCTGCAGGCACCACCAACCGGTTGCCGGGGACGATCGCGGAAGCCATCTATCTCGGCTCGGGATCGAAATATGAGGTCCGGCTCGCCGACGGCTCCACGGCGATCGTGCGCTCGCCCCTGACCGGCGAGAGCTTTGGCCTTGGCGACAAGGTGGAGCTTTGCTTCGACGGTACCGATGCCAAGCTTCTGGCCGATGACAGCTCGGCCGACGCGACGCTGACCTGA
- a CDS encoding NAD(P)/FAD-dependent oxidoreductase, which translates to MQAKRNGDISFWYADLGGVPAPRPPLPGDIEADVAIVGAGYTGLWTAYYLKKARPSLRVALIEREFAGFGASGRNGGWLSGGFSWSREKYLKTSTRQGVSAMQAAMAGCVDEVIRVAGAEGIDADIRRVDNLTVATNPAQLERAREECETIRAWDVDPGRVEMLDQAATRARINIRNVMGGFVVHGQARVQPAKLVRGLAAAVERLGVPIYEQTTVTAIAKGSVTTDRGTVRAETIIRATEGFTAGIPGEERTWLALNSAQIVTEPLSEALWRQIGWEGHELLGNAAHAYCYAQRTREGRITMGGRGVPYRYGSRTDVNGQTQQATIDQLHQILTTLLPQTANCRIEHAWCGVLGVPRDWCTTVGLDPATRIGWAGGYVGLGVSSSNLSGRTLADLILGQETELTKLPWVNRKVRPWEPEPFRWLGVHSMYQLYRIADGREAAGLAHTSKLAALADSITGH; encoded by the coding sequence ATGCAAGCCAAGCGCAACGGCGACATATCGTTCTGGTATGCGGATCTGGGAGGGGTGCCCGCGCCACGGCCACCCTTGCCCGGCGATATCGAGGCCGATGTCGCGATCGTCGGCGCCGGCTATACCGGCCTGTGGACCGCCTATTATCTGAAGAAGGCCAGGCCCTCGCTGCGCGTCGCGCTGATCGAGCGTGAGTTTGCCGGTTTCGGCGCTTCGGGCCGCAATGGCGGCTGGCTGTCGGGGGGGTTCTCCTGGTCGCGCGAAAAATATCTCAAGACCTCGACCCGGCAAGGTGTCAGCGCCATGCAGGCGGCGATGGCGGGCTGCGTCGACGAGGTGATCCGGGTGGCGGGCGCGGAGGGCATCGATGCCGATATCCGCCGCGTCGACAATCTGACGGTGGCCACCAACCCAGCGCAGCTCGAACGCGCGCGTGAGGAGTGCGAAACGATCCGCGCCTGGGACGTCGATCCGGGCCGCGTCGAGATGCTGGATCAGGCGGCGACGCGGGCACGCATCAACATCCGCAATGTCATGGGCGGCTTCGTCGTCCACGGCCAGGCGCGGGTGCAGCCGGCCAAGCTGGTGCGCGGGCTTGCCGCCGCCGTCGAGCGGCTGGGCGTGCCGATCTACGAACAGACGACGGTGACGGCCATCGCCAAGGGCAGCGTGACCACCGACCGCGGCACGGTGCGGGCTGAAACCATCATCCGTGCGACGGAGGGTTTCACGGCCGGCATTCCGGGCGAGGAGCGGACCTGGCTGGCGCTCAACAGCGCGCAGATCGTCACCGAGCCGCTGTCGGAGGCGCTCTGGCGCCAGATCGGGTGGGAAGGGCATGAACTTCTCGGCAACGCCGCCCACGCCTATTGCTATGCCCAGCGCACGCGCGAGGGGCGCATCACCATGGGTGGGCGCGGCGTGCCCTATCGCTACGGCTCGCGCACCGACGTCAACGGCCAGACACAGCAGGCCACGATCGACCAGCTGCATCAAATCCTGACGACGCTGCTACCGCAGACGGCGAACTGCCGCATCGAGCATGCCTGGTGCGGGGTGCTCGGCGTGCCGCGCGACTGGTGCACGACCGTCGGCCTCGATCCCGCGACCCGTATCGGCTGGGCTGGCGGCTATGTCGGGCTTGGCGTGTCGAGCTCCAACCTTTCCGGGCGCACGCTGGCCGACCTGATCCTCGGCCAGGAGACAGAGCTGACGAAGCTGCCCTGGGTCAACCGCAAGGTCAGGCCGTGGGAGCCGGAACCGTTCCGCTGGCTCGGCGTGCATTCGATGTACCAGCTTTATCGCATCGCCGACGGGCGCGAGGCGGCTGGGCTTGCGCATACGTCCAAACTGGCCGCGCTCGCCGACAGCATTACCGGCCACTGA
- a CDS encoding cupin domain-containing protein, translating into METSLIDLSTFHDLAKADIGAFSPKPTSVEGDQVEAVRSLFQSPDGTVDIGIWECTPGRFTADRTGSSEICHIISGRVEVSRADGEARELGPGDLLVLPQGWKGEWRIRETTRKLYMIQSAG; encoded by the coding sequence ATGGAGACCAGTTTGATCGACCTTTCGACCTTCCACGATCTCGCCAAGGCTGACATCGGCGCGTTCTCACCCAAACCCACTTCCGTCGAGGGAGATCAGGTCGAGGCCGTGCGCTCGCTTTTCCAGTCGCCGGACGGGACCGTCGATATCGGCATATGGGAATGCACGCCCGGCCGCTTCACCGCCGACCGCACGGGTTCGTCGGAGATATGCCATATCATTTCGGGGCGGGTGGAGGTGAGCCGCGCCGATGGAGAGGCGCGCGAACTGGGGCCTGGCGACCTTCTCGTGCTGCCGCAGGGATGGAAGGGCGAATGGCGCATCCGGGAGACCACGCGCAAGCTCTACATGATCCAATCGGCCGGCTGA
- a CDS encoding MFS transporter, whose amino-acid sequence MIDEKPDSEGVSALAPFRHGIFRAVWAASLVSNFGGLIQGVGAAWMMTTIATSPYQVALVQASTTLPIMLFALVAGAIADSFDRRKVMLVAQTFMLVVSLLLTLFTWYGLITPWTLLAFTFLIDSGTALNSPSWQASVGDMVPRNKVPAAVALNSMGFNLTRSVGPAIGGIIVAAAGAAAAFAANAVSYIGLIIVMARWKPDVPVSTLPRESLGAAMGAGLRYVAMSPNIGKVLVRGAAFGFSAGAVLALLPLVARDVVKGDALTYGIMLGSFGIGAVGGALISVRLRQLLSSETMVRCAFAGFAVCAFNAALSHQAWQTSLGLLVGGACWVIALSHFNVTVQMATPRWVVGRVLSVYQTATFGGIALGSWIWGVVADARGAETALIAAAIAMLAGGAIGLVLPLPQQQVLNLDPLNRFKEPHLALDLKPRSGPIAIMIEYIIRHEDEAEFLATMAERGRIRRRDGARNWTLARDLENPMIWIEHYHTPTWLEYVRHNGRITHADAMVGERLRALHSGDEPPRVRRVIERPTTAGTALVMAKGPIEH is encoded by the coding sequence ATGATTGACGAGAAACCGGATAGCGAGGGCGTTTCGGCGCTGGCGCCATTCCGGCATGGTATTTTCCGGGCCGTCTGGGCCGCAAGTCTGGTTTCCAATTTCGGTGGCCTGATCCAGGGCGTCGGCGCCGCCTGGATGATGACGACAATCGCCACCTCGCCCTACCAGGTCGCCCTGGTCCAGGCCTCGACCACTCTGCCGATCATGCTGTTCGCGCTTGTCGCCGGGGCCATCGCCGACAGCTTCGACCGGCGCAAGGTGATGCTGGTCGCGCAGACCTTCATGCTGGTCGTTTCGCTGCTTCTGACCCTGTTCACCTGGTATGGCCTGATCACCCCCTGGACACTGCTTGCCTTCACCTTCCTGATCGACAGCGGCACGGCGCTCAACAGCCCGTCCTGGCAGGCGTCCGTCGGCGACATGGTTCCGCGCAACAAGGTGCCCGCCGCCGTTGCGCTGAACTCCATGGGCTTCAACCTGACACGCAGCGTCGGTCCGGCGATCGGCGGCATCATCGTTGCGGCCGCCGGCGCCGCGGCCGCCTTCGCGGCGAACGCCGTGAGCTATATCGGCCTCATCATCGTGATGGCGCGCTGGAAGCCTGACGTGCCTGTGTCGACCTTGCCGCGCGAGTCGCTGGGGGCGGCCATGGGCGCCGGCCTGCGCTATGTCGCCATGTCGCCCAATATCGGCAAGGTGCTGGTCAGGGGCGCGGCCTTCGGTTTCAGCGCCGGCGCCGTCCTGGCGCTCTTGCCGCTGGTCGCGCGCGACGTCGTCAAGGGCGATGCCTTGACCTACGGCATCATGCTCGGCTCCTTCGGCATCGGCGCCGTCGGCGGCGCGCTGATCAGCGTGCGGCTGCGGCAGTTGCTCTCCAGCGAGACGATGGTGCGCTGTGCCTTCGCCGGCTTCGCTGTCTGCGCCTTCAATGCGGCGCTCAGCCATCAAGCCTGGCAGACATCGCTCGGCCTGCTGGTCGGCGGCGCCTGCTGGGTGATCGCGCTCTCGCACTTCAACGTCACCGTGCAGATGGCGACGCCGCGCTGGGTGGTCGGCCGGGTGCTGTCGGTCTACCAGACCGCGACCTTCGGCGGCATCGCGCTGGGCAGCTGGATCTGGGGCGTCGTCGCCGATGCGCGCGGCGCCGAGACCGCGCTGATCGCCGCCGCCATCGCCATGCTGGCCGGGGGCGCGATCGGCCTTGTGCTGCCGCTGCCACAGCAGCAGGTGCTGAACCTCGACCCGCTCAACCGCTTCAAGGAACCGCATCTCGCGCTCGACTTGAAGCCGCGCAGCGGTCCGATCGCCATCATGATCGAATACATCATCCGCCACGAGGACGAGGCGGAATTCCTCGCCACCATGGCCGAACGCGGCCGCATCCGCCGCCGCGACGGCGCCCGCAACTGGACGCTGGCGCGCGATCTCGAAAATCCCATGATATGGATCGAGCACTACCACACGCCGACCTGGCTCGAATATGTCAGGCACAATGGCCGCATCACCCATGCCGACGCCATGGTCGGCGAGCGCCTTCGCGCGCTGCACAGCGGCGACGAGCCGCCGCGCGTGCGTCGCGTCATCGAGCGTCCAACCACCGCCGGCACAGCGCTGGTGATGGCCAAGGGGCCGATCGAGCACTGA
- the fliQ gene encoding flagellar biosynthesis protein FliQ translates to MNEADALDIVQYAVWTVLTASAPVVLVAMAVGIGIALIQALTQIQEITLTFVPKIVAIMLVVALTGPFIGGQISAFTNVIFERIQNGF, encoded by the coding sequence ATGAATGAGGCCGACGCCCTCGACATCGTCCAGTACGCGGTGTGGACGGTGCTGACAGCGTCCGCTCCGGTGGTGCTGGTCGCCATGGCGGTCGGCATCGGCATCGCCCTCATTCAGGCGCTGACGCAGATCCAGGAAATCACCCTGACCTTCGTGCCGAAGATCGTCGCCATCATGCTGGTGGTGGCGCTCACGGGTCCGTTCATCGGCGGCCAGATATCGGCCTTCACCAACGTGATCTTCGAGCGCATCCAGAACGGGTTCTGA
- the flgD gene encoding flagellar hook assembly protein FlgD: MTVDMTTTIPVGANSTTKPTSKTAVDYQSFLKLLIAEMKNQDPTKPMDSTQYVAQLATFSQVEQSVQSNTKLDQIMQSSALSQADAIIGRSITSADGKTTGIVASVTLASSGLIAVLQDGTKVPVGPGVSIKPAS, from the coding sequence ATGACCGTGGACATGACGACGACGATACCGGTTGGCGCCAATTCGACCACCAAGCCGACCTCCAAGACAGCGGTCGACTACCAGTCCTTCCTGAAGCTTCTGATCGCCGAGATGAAGAACCAGGATCCGACCAAGCCGATGGATTCGACGCAATACGTCGCCCAGCTCGCCACCTTCTCGCAGGTCGAGCAATCGGTGCAGAGCAACACCAAGCTCGACCAGATCATGCAGTCCTCGGCGCTGTCGCAGGCCGATGCGATCATCGGCCGCTCGATCACGTCGGCCGACGGCAAGACCACCGGAATAGTGGCTTCGGTGACGCTCGCCAGCAGCGGACTGATCGCGGTGCTGCAGGACGGCACCAAAGTCCCCGTCGGCCCAGGCGTGTCGATCAAGCCGGCAAGCTAG
- the flbT gene encoding flagellar biosynthesis repressor FlbT, which translates to MTNTLKISLKPNEKIYINGAVIRVDRKVTIELMNDVQFLLESHVIQADQASTPLRQLYFIVQVMLINPAGADDAREMFRRSLPLLIASFEDAEICSALKQIDRMVGEDHIYEALKAIRSLYPLERRALGGNDDVPGASRPLAVGARC; encoded by the coding sequence ATGACCAACACGCTGAAGATATCGCTGAAGCCCAACGAGAAGATCTACATCAACGGCGCCGTCATCCGCGTCGACCGCAAGGTCACCATCGAACTGATGAACGACGTGCAGTTCCTGCTCGAAAGCCATGTGATCCAGGCAGACCAGGCATCGACGCCGCTCAGGCAGCTCTATTTCATCGTGCAGGTCATGCTGATCAACCCGGCTGGCGCCGATGACGCCCGCGAGATGTTCCGCCGCTCGCTGCCGTTGCTCATCGCCAGTTTCGAGGATGCCGAGATCTGCAGCGCGCTGAAGCAGATCGACCGCATGGTCGGCGAGGATCACATCTACGAAGCCCTGAAGGCGATCCGTTCGCTTTATCCTCTCGAACGCCGCGCGCTTGGCGGCAATGACGATGTTCCGGGCGCCTCGCGCCCGCTGGCTGTGGGAGCACGCTGCTGA
- the flaF gene encoding flagellar biosynthesis regulator FlaF, which produces MYQFSYADVQSTSVSDAKDRERELLTRSIDMLSAAAAAGQDSMEAIEALNFTNRVWTIFVEDLGSSDNALPKELRANLISIGLWLLREAEDIRQGRTNNFEGLIEVSQIIRDGIQ; this is translated from the coding sequence ATGTATCAATTCTCCTACGCCGACGTCCAAAGCACCTCCGTCTCGGACGCCAAGGACCGTGAGCGCGAACTCCTGACCCGCTCGATCGACATGCTGTCGGCGGCGGCCGCGGCCGGCCAGGATTCGATGGAGGCGATCGAGGCGCTGAATTTCACCAACCGCGTCTGGACAATCTTCGTCGAGGATCTTGGCTCCAGCGACAACGCGCTTCCCAAGGAATTGCGTGCCAACCTGATTTCCATCGGCCTGTGGCTGCTGCGCGAGGCGGAGGACATCCGCCAGGGCCGCACCAACAATTTCGAAGGGCTGATCGAAGTGTCCCAGATCATCCGCGACGGCATTCAATGA